The following proteins are co-located in the Tripterygium wilfordii isolate XIE 37 chromosome 2, ASM1340144v1, whole genome shotgun sequence genome:
- the LOC120007565 gene encoding tropinone reductase homolog At2g29330-like isoform X1, with translation MAGNSIDRRWSLQGMTALVTGGTSGIGLAVVEEFAGLGATVHTCSFNESQLNECLRHWESKGFQVTGSFCDLTSRTQREELMATVSSLFHGNVETLKPNLCFPSQTCVRQGKLINNVGTGLVKPAIEFTADDFSFMTSTNVESGFHLSQLAQPLLKNSGAGSIVFMSSVAGVVSLDVGALYGLTKGALIQLTKNLACEWAKDNIRVNAVALWFVKTELTKPIFEDNKSLEAINSRTPMGRIGEPKEVSSVVAFLCMPAASYITGQTVCVDGGLTVNGFAFP, from the exons ATGGCCGGAAATAGCATCGATCGTAGATGGTCTCTTCAAGGAATGACAGCTCTTGTCACCGGTGGTACCAGTGGAATCGG GCTTGCAGTGGTGGAGGAATTTGCGGGACTGGGAGCAACCGTGCACACATGCTCTTTTAATGAATCCCAGCTAAATGAATGCTTACGTCATTGGGAAAGCAAGGGTTTCCAAGTAACTGGTTCTTTCTGTGATTTAACATCTCGAACCCAAAGAGAAGAGCTAATGGCCACTGTCTCCTCTCTGTTCCATGGAAATGTTGAAACCTTAAAACCCAATCTATGCTTTCCAAGCCAAACTTGCGTAAGACAGGGAAAATTG ATAAACAATGTGGGTACGGGGTTGGT GAAACCAGCTATAGAGTTCACAGCCGATGATTTCTCTTTTATGACGAGCACCAATGTTGAATCTGGTTTCCATTTGTCCCAACTTGCCCAACCTCTTTTGAAAAATTCTGGAGCAGGAAGCATTGTTTTCATGTCCTCTGTTGCTGGTGTAGTGTCGCTAGATGTTGGGGCTCTTTATGGATTGACCAAAG GAGCCTTAATCCAACTTACAAAGAATTTGGCATGCGAGTGGGCAAAAGACAATATAAGGGTTAATGCTGTTGCGCTCTGGTTCGTCAAGACAGAGCTTACCAAACCT ATTTTTGAAGACAACAAATCATTGGAGGCTATTAACTCTCGAACTCCTATGGGGCGCATCGGCGAGCCAAAGGAGGTCTCTTCTGTAGTGGCATTCCTATGCATGCCTGCAGCATCATACATAACTGGACAAACTGTTTGCGTCGATGGTGGGCTGACAGTGAATGGCTTTGCTTTTCCATGA
- the LOC120015759 gene encoding methylsterol monooxygenase 2-2-like: MASIIESGWLYLTTHFSDFQLACLGSFFLHESVFFLSGLPFIYFERVGWLSKYKIQIKNNSSAAQEKCITRLLLYHFGVNLPVMIFSYPVFKYMGMRSSLPLPSWNVVLSQIIFYFILEDFVFYWGHRVLHTKWLYKHVHSVHHEYATPFGLTSEYAHPAEILFLGFATIIGPAITGPHLITLWLWMVLRVLETVEAHCGYHFPWSLSNFIPLYGGADFHDYHHRLLYTKSGNYSSTFTYMDWIFGTDKGYRKLKALKD; the protein is encoded by the exons ATGGCTTCAATCATCGAATCTGGCTGGCTG TATCTGACTACACATTTCAGTGACTTTCAATTGGCATGTCTAGGAAGTTTCTTTCTTCATGAGAGTGTCTTCTTCTTATCTGGACTTCcatttatatattttgaaaGGGTAGGATGGCTGAGCAAGTACAAGATTCAG ATAAAAAACAACAGTTCTGCTGCTCAAGAAAAATGTATCACTCGCTTACTATTGTATCATTTCGGTGTCAATTTACCTGTCATGATATTTTCCTATCCCGTCTTCAAGTACATGGGCATGCGTAGCAGTCTTCCATTGCCGTCCTG GAATGTAGTTCTATCGCAGATAATATTCTATTTTATTCTTGAAGACTTTGTATTCTACTGGGGACATCGTGTTCTGCACACAAAATGGCTATACAAGCATGTGCACAGTGTCCACCATGA ATATGCTACACCTTTTGGGCTTACGTCTGAATATGCTCATCCTGCCGAGATTCTGTTCCTTGGCTTTGCAACCATTATTGGTCCTGCCATAACGGGTCCCCATCTGATAACTCTGTGGCTGTGGATGGTACTTAGAGTCTTGGAGACAGTTGAGGCACATTGTGGTTATCATTTCCCATGGAGCCTCTCAAATTTTATACCACTCTATGGAGG CGCTGATTTTCATGACTATCATCATCGTTTGCTCTACACAAAATCTGGCAATTACTCATCTACTTTTACTTACATGGACTG GATATTTGGTACTGATAAGGGTTACAGAAAATTAAAGGCCTTAAAAGACTAG
- the LOC120014104 gene encoding DNA-directed RNA polymerase II subunit RPB7-like: protein MFFHIVLERNMQLHPRHFGRNLRENIVTKLMKDVEGTCSGRHGFVVAITGIEKVGQGLIRDGTGFVSFPVKYQCVVFRPFKGEILEAVVTMVNKMGFFAEAGPVQIFVSNHLIPDDMEFQPGDTPNYTTSDGSVKIQKDSEVRLKIIGTRVDATEIFCIGTIKDDFLGVINDPTATV from the exons ATGTTTTTCCACATAGTATTGGAACGAAACATGCAATTGCACCCTCGTCACTTTGGCCGTAATCTCCGCGAAAACATCGTGACCAAGCTCATGAAAGATGTAGAGGGCACCTGCAG TGGACGACATGGGTTTGTGGTCGCAATAACTGGTATAGAGAAAGTCGGACAAGGATTGATTCGCGATGGAACAGGGTTTGTGAGTTTTCCTGTGAAGTACCAGTGTGTTGTCTTCAGGCCATTTAAAGGGGAGATATTAGAAGCTGTTGTTACCATGGTGAACAAG ATGGGATTCTTTGCTGAAGCTGGGCCTGTgcaaatttttgtttcaaaccat TTGATACCGGATGACATGGAGTTCCAGCCAGGAGATACGCCCAATTATACAACTTCTGATGGATCT GTTAAAATTCAGAAGGACAGTGAAGTACGTTTAAAGATTATTGGCACCCGAGTAGATGCTACAGAAATT TTCTGCATCGGTACCATTAAGGACGACTTTCTGGGTGTGATAAATGATCCTACAGCGACAGTTTAG
- the LOC120015752 gene encoding probable protein phosphatase 2C 24 produces the protein MTEICCGMMSENDASAPREPTSRAARRRRMEIRRLKFVSGLPLPEPEDSQQKRKKQEASLSRECDNAVANNASEEEEVLVKTENRKSSSSKISVLGVSLLPTVSSSSRVDDPEFNPRYGVASVCGRRRDMEDLVAIHPSLCRADRETGTEYHYFGVYDGHGCSHVAARCKERLHELVKEEVETKGHMSPKEWESAMELSFRRMDKEAVAGDSNVVGANCRCELQTPMCDAVGSTAVVSIVTPEKIIVANCGDSRAVLCRNGKPVPLSSDHKPDRPDELDRIQAAGGRVIYWDGARVLGVLAMSRAIGDNYLKPYVSCEPEVTMTDRKAEDDCLILASDGLWDVVSNEMACGVVSMCLRAKNCASPCSASGSGDSGEVVVDGKVSDKACADASMLLTKLALARHSTDNVSVVVVDLRRDRRLGS, from the exons ATGACGGAGATATGCTGCGGAATGATGAGTGAGAACGACGCTTCAGCACCTCGTGAGCCGACCTCAAGAGCGGCGAGGCGACGGAGAATGGAGATCAGACGGCTCAAATTCGTTTCTGGATTGCCTCTGCCGGAACCGGAAGATTCCCAACAAAAACGGAAGAAACAAGAGGCTTCATTGTCCCGCGAATGTGACAACGCTGTAGCGAACAATGCCTCAGAGGAAGAAGAGGTTCTGGTCAAGACGGAAAATAGAAAGTCCAGTAGTTCAAAAATCTCTGTTCTAGGCGTCTCTTTGTTGCCTACGGTTTCATCCTCATCACGGGTGGACGATCCAGAGTTTAACCCCAGATACGGCGTCGCATCAGTATGTGGGCGGCGTAGAGATATGGAGGATCTGGTGGCTATCCATCCTTCTTTGTGTCGCGCAGACCGCGAAACCGGCACAGAATACCACTATTTTGGCGTTTACGACGGCCACGGCTGCTCTCAT GTCGCGGCGAGGTGTAAAGAGCGGTTGCATGAGCTGGtgaaggaggaggtggagacTAAAGGACACATGTCACCGAAAGAGTGGGAAAGTGCAATGGAGCTAAGCTTCAGGCGCATGGACAAAGAGGCAGTTGCTGGGGATTCAAACGTTGTTGGTGCGAATTGCAGGTGCGAGCTTCAAACGCCAATGTGTGATGCGGTAGGATCCACCGCTGTTGTCTCAATTGTGACTCCTGAAAAGATAATTGTTGCCAACTGCGGTGATTCTAGGGCCGTCTTGTGTCGCAATGGCAAGCCCGTCCCCCTCTCGTCAGATCACAAG CCGGATCGCCCGGACGAGCTCGACCGGATCCAAGCTGCGGGTGGTCGGGTCATATACTGGGACGGCGCGCGTGTTCTCGGTGTACTTGCCATGTCCAGAGCCATAG GTGATAACTACTTGAAACCCTATGTGAGTTGTGAGCCGGAGGTGACGATGACAGATCGGAAGGCGGAGGACGACTGCCTGATACTTGCGAGTGACGGGCTTTGGGACGTTGTATCTAATGAGATGGCTTGTGGGGTGGTGAGTATGTGCCTTCGTGCAAAAAACTGTGCATCCCCTTGCTCGGCGTCGGGGAGTGGTGATAGTGGAGAGGTGGTGGTGGATGGAAAGGTTTCGGACAAGGCATGCGCGGATGCTTCGATGTTGTTGACGAAGCTGGCGCTCGCCAGGCACAGCACTGACAACGTCAGCGTTGTGGTGGTGGATCTCAGGAGGGACCGACGCCTGGGCTCTTGA
- the LOC120007565 gene encoding tropinone reductase homolog At2g29330-like isoform X2: protein MAGNSIDRRWSLQGMTALVTGGTSGIGLAVVEEFAGLGATVHTCSFNESQLNECLRHWESKGFQVTGSFCDLTSRTQREELMATVSSLFHGNVETLKPNLCFPSQTCVRQGKLINNVGTGLVKPAIEFTADDFSFMTSTNVESGFHLSQLAQPLLKNSGAGSIVFMSSVAGVVSLDVGALYGLTKGALIQLTKNLACEWAKDNIRVNAVALWFVKTELTKPIFEDNKSLEAINSRTPMGRIGEPKEVSSVVAFLCMPAASYITGQTVCVDGGLTVNGFAFP from the exons ATGGCCGGAAATAGCATCGATCGTAGATGGTCTCTTCAAGGAATGACAGCTCTTGTCACCGGTGGTACCAGTGGAATCGG GCTTGCAGTGGTGGAGGAATTTGCGGGACTGGGAGCAACCGTGCACACATGCTCTTTTAATGAATCCCAGCTAAATGAATGCTTACGTCATTGGGAAAGCAAGGGTTTCCAAGTAACTGGTTCTTTCTGTGATTTAACATCTCGAACCCAAAGAGAAGAGCTAATGGCCACTGTCTCCTCTCTGTTCCATGGAAATGTTGAAACCTTAAAACCCAATCTATGCTTTCCAAGCCAAACTTGCGTAAGACAGGGAAAATTG ATAAACAATGTGGGTACGGGGTTGGTGAAA CCAGCTATAGAGTTCACAGCCGATGATTTCTCTTTTATGACGAGCACCAATGTTGAATCTGGTTTCCATTTGTCCCAACTTGCCCAACCTCTTTTGAAAAATTCTGGAGCAGGAAGCATTGTTTTCATGTCCTCTGTTGCTGGTGTAGTGTCGCTAGATGTTGGGGCTCTTTATGGATTGACCAAAG GAGCCTTAATCCAACTTACAAAGAATTTGGCATGCGAGTGGGCAAAAGACAATATAAGGGTTAATGCTGTTGCGCTCTGGTTCGTCAAGACAGAGCTTACCAAACCT ATTTTTGAAGACAACAAATCATTGGAGGCTATTAACTCTCGAACTCCTATGGGGCGCATCGGCGAGCCAAAGGAGGTCTCTTCTGTAGTGGCATTCCTATGCATGCCTGCAGCATCATACATAACTGGACAAACTGTTTGCGTCGATGGTGGGCTGACAGTGAATGGCTTTGCTTTTCCATGA